In the genome of Bradyrhizobium ottawaense, the window AGCTTGTCGCGGGTAATGTCGCCAGGGCAGCGGATGGCAAGGCCCGGGCCCGGGAACGGATGGCGGCCGACGAAGATCTCGGGCAGGCCGAGTTCGCGGCCGAGCTTGCGCACCTCGTCCTTGAACAGCTCGCGCAGCGGCTCGACGAGCTTCATGTTCATGCGCTCGGGCAGGCCGCCGACATTGTGGTGCGACTTGATCGTCACCGAGGGGCCGCCGGTGAAGGAGACGCTCTCGATCACGTCGGGGTAGAGCGTGCCTTGCGCCAGGAAGTCGGCGCCGCCGATCTTCTTGGCCTCCTGCTCGAACACCTCGATGAAGAGGCGGCCGATGGTCTTGCGCTTGGTTTCGGGATCGGTGACGCCTTCGAGCTCGCCGAGGAACTGCTTGGACGCATCCACGTGCACGAGCGGGATGTTGTAGTGGTGGCGGAACAGGTCGACCACGGTCTTGGCCTCGTCGAGGCGGAGCAGGCCGTGATCGACGAACACGCACGTCAGCTGCTCGCCGATGGCTTCGTGGATCAGCACGGCCGCCACGGCGGAATCGACGCCGCCGGAGAGGCCGCAGATCACCTTGCCCTTGCCGACCTGGGCGCGGATTTTTGCGATCTCCTCCTCGCGGAAGGCGCGCATGGTCCAGTCGCCGGTGAGCCCTGCGATCTTGCGCACGAAGTTGCGGATCAGTTTCGCGCCGTCGGGCGTGTGCACCACTTCGGGGTGGAACATCAGGCCGTAATATTTGCGCGTCTCGTCCTGGATGATCGCGAACGGCGCGTTCGGCGAGGTGCCGGCAACGGAGAAGCCCGGCGGCATCTTGGTGATGCGGTCGCCATGGCTCATCCAGACCTGGTTCTTGCCGCCCGACGACCAGACGTCCTCGAACAGCTTGCTCGGCGCCTTCACCTCGACGTCGGCGCGGCCGAATTCGCGGTGATGGCCACCCTCGACCTCGCCCCCGAGCTGGGCCGCCATGGTCATCTGGCCGTAGCAGATGCCCATCACGGGCACGCCGGAATCGAAGATCGCTTGCGGGGCGCGGGGCGAGCCGGCCTCGTGCACCGATTCAGGACCGCCCGAGAGGATCACCGCCTTTGGCTTCATCTCGTTGAAGGCGGCTTCGGCCTTGTTGAACGGGACGATCTCGCAATAGACGCCGTCCTCGCGCACGCGACGCGCGATCAGCTGCGTCACCTGGCTGCCGAAGTCGACGATGAGAATCTTGTCGTGCGCCGAGGCCACCGAGGGCGTCGACGCGGAGCGGTCGTTCTGAGCTGCTGTCATGGCCAGCAGATACGCGACGGGGGCTTTTCCCGCAACCGCGCGGGCCGCGCGCCCACATCCTTCTTTGGGCATGGACAAGGTGGATATAGGTAAGTATCATTGACCTAATATGCCCCGCTC includes:
- the guaA gene encoding glutamine-hydrolyzing GMP synthase yields the protein MTAAQNDRSASTPSVASAHDKILIVDFGSQVTQLIARRVREDGVYCEIVPFNKAEAAFNEMKPKAVILSGGPESVHEAGSPRAPQAIFDSGVPVMGICYGQMTMAAQLGGEVEGGHHREFGRADVEVKAPSKLFEDVWSSGGKNQVWMSHGDRITKMPPGFSVAGTSPNAPFAIIQDETRKYYGLMFHPEVVHTPDGAKLIRNFVRKIAGLTGDWTMRAFREEEIAKIRAQVGKGKVICGLSGGVDSAVAAVLIHEAIGEQLTCVFVDHGLLRLDEAKTVVDLFRHHYNIPLVHVDASKQFLGELEGVTDPETKRKTIGRLFIEVFEQEAKKIGGADFLAQGTLYPDVIESVSFTGGPSVTIKSHHNVGGLPERMNMKLVEPLRELFKDEVRKLGRELGLPEIFVGRHPFPGPGLAIRCPGDITRDKLDILRKADAVYIDQIRKHGLYDEIWQAFAVLLPVKTVGVMGDGRTYDYVVGLRAVTSTDGMTADFYQFDMKFLGETATRIINEVKGVNRVVYDVTSKPPGTIEWE